A single Drechmeria coniospora strain ARSEF 6962 chromosome 03, whole genome shotgun sequence DNA region contains:
- a CDS encoding Usp family protein, which produces MSRPEQRPMSIDAMLDMERREVLALLESKQQGDPAPDQRRSSSPYLGSPRSPARILLDIEEEGPSDTRTTPAEQAPVRSMLDIDSPVTTTQLPVRSMLDLDAPSPPPLATHRSSPISPSLSPDLGLPSPQLMPPPHPRAMSDASMKGSGRPRNDPTAGYQFSGMIPRNTGKSKRGTKGAGGMLSPTSKSHGSKRLSGGAYGDPLRSPELGNLPLMQDSSNGGRLAGSSSKSPHGRWETRSRSPAPFPTLLPANKAMLNDGQVVDISSAYRRLSDANLAFSGGSLSQLPMRKRSVEMGEGRLVKDYLGPDGEHLESSDEDESYTSDDEDRGRKTAPRSLNPAASGDDDGLQSHSSSCPAERTTSSLLAAAEHERSEVASKQPAYQYKSLIPEPEIQITNSSGDTVRPSKGGGIHPNTSYDQGPASGAPSVIDSDEEADVDDIKRAQKLSFSMTNILTNPEGHRSIRIIYRGEYSKIVQQAEEEHNRLRKYLVATDLSDESTHALEWAIGTVLRDGDTLIAIYCVDEETGIVTSDASLVPDEHKAMKEQAVAINTVTNSKLAPAQLSPVLELKRATPLEAERTPGSSPAPSPMGDVNKADEERSRAVQDMTDKVVRLLRKTRLQVRVIVEVLHCKNPRHLITEVIDLVNPTLVVIGSRGRSALKGVILGSFSNYLVTKSSVPVMVARKRLRKQSKYKQKVVRQINNLNSPAARSLANAKID; this is translated from the exons ATGTCGAGACCGGAGCAGCGGCCGATGAGCATCGACGCCATGCTCGACATGGAGCGGCGGGAGGTGCTGGCACTGCTCGAAAGCAAACAGCAGGGCGACCCCGCGCCGGATCAGCGTCGATCTTCATCGCCGTACCTCGGGTCCCCCCGATCTCCAGCACGGATCCTGCTGGacatcgaggaggagggaccCAGCGATACGCGCACGACGCCCGCCGAGCAGGCTCCCGTGAGGAGCATGCTCGACATCGACAGCCccgtcaccaccacccagCTACCGGTCCGCAGCatgctcgacctcgacgcgccatcgccgccgccgttggcgacCCATCGCTCCAGCCCGATATCGCCGAGCCTGTCGCCGGACCTTggcttgccctcgccgcagCTGATGCCGCCTCCGCATCCGAGGGCCATGTCCGACGCGTCGATGAAAGGCTCCGGCCGCCCCCGCAACGACCCGACCGCCGGCTACCAGTTCTCGGGCATGATTCCCCGCAACACGGGCAAGTCGAAGAGAGGCACCAAGGGGGCCGGCGGCATGCTGTCCCCGACGAGCAAGTCGCACGGAAGCAAGAGGCTCTCCGGCGGCGCCTACGGCGATCCCCTCCGCTCTCCCGAGCTCGGCAACCTTCCGCTGATGCAAGACTCGTCCAACGGCGGTCGGCTCGCCGGCAGCTCGTCCAAGTCGCCCCACGGCCGGTGGGAGACGAGGTCGCGCTCGCCCGCTCCCTTCCCCACCTTGCTGCCGGCCAACAAGGCGATGCTCAACGACGGTCAGGTCGTCGACATCAGCAGCGCCTACCGCCGCCTGTCGGATGCGAACTTGGCCTTCAGCGGCGGAAGCCTGTCTCAGCTCCCCATGCGCAAGCGATCCGTCGAGATGGGCGAGGGGAGGTTGGTTAAGGACTACctcggccccgacggcgagcatctcgaatcgagcgacgaggacgagtcctacacgtccgacgacgaggaccgcGGCCGGAAGACGGCTCCGCGCTCCTTGAACCCGGccgccagcggcgacgacgacggcctgcaaTCTCACTCTTCGTCGTGCCCGGCCGAacggacgacgtcgagcctGCTGGCGGCAGCCGAACACGAGC GCTCGGAGGTGGCATCGAAGCAGCCGGCCTATCAGTACAAGTCACTCATTCCCGAACCGGAGATTCAGATTACGAATTCGTCGGGAGACACGGTCCGGCCGTCAAAGGGCGGAGGCATTCATCCCAACACGAGCTACGACCAAGGTCCCGCCTCGGGCGCGCCGTCGGtcatcgactcggacgaggaggccgacgtcgacgacatcaagAGGGCCCAGAAGCTTTCCTTCTCCATGACGAACATCCTGACGAATCCCGAAGGTCACCGCTCCATTCGAATCATCTACCGCGGCGAGTACAGTAAGATTgtgcagcaggccgaggaggagcacaACCGGCTGCGCAAGTACCTCGTGGCGACGGACCTGAGCGACGAATCGACGCACGCGCTCGAGTGggccatcggcaccgtcctgcgcgacggcgacacgTTGATCGCCATCTactgcgtcgacgaggagacgggcATCGTCACGAGCGACGCGTCGCTCGTGCCCGACGAGCACAAGGCCATGAAGGAGCAGGCCGTGGCCATCAACACGGTGACCAACTCGAAGCTCGCGCCGGCCCAGCTGAGCCCCGTCCTGGAGCTGAAACGGGCGAcgccgctcgaggccgagaggacgcccggctcgtcgccggcgccctcgccgatgGGCGACGTGAAcaaggcggacgaggagcggtCCCGGGCCGTCCAGGACATGACGGACAAGGTGGTCCGGCTGCTGAGGAAGACGCGGCTGCAGGTgcgcgtcatcgtcgaggtgCTTCACTGCAAGAATCCGCGGCACTTGATCACCGAGGTCATCGACCTCGTGAATCCCACCCTCGTCGTGATTGGGAGCCGCGGCAGAAGCGCGTTGAAGGG CGTCATCCTGGGCTCCTTTTCCAACTACCTCGTCACCAAGAGCTCGGTCCCCGTCATGGTGGCGAGGAAACGGCTCCGGAAgcagagcaagtacaagcaaaaGGTGGTGCGGCAGATCAACAACCTCAACAGCCCCGCAGCCCGGAGTCTGGCCAACGCCAAGATTGACTAG
- a CDS encoding hypothetical protein (related to ribosomal protein S7), with amino-acid sequence MTPSLRIWGACRTLAVRTRQVAPPRIELLRHQQASGRWYSDDASSPASTTAAPAPRPTSTPGARPLKPVDKAEGAADDQPPEHARAADDGASKASYIDMMDDAALEQILYGGRTVTSETEGGLTARQEETLYREGVIPPPERTEAAASKLKASTSSEAEVPVVENDVENPGHKFALPKKPYAEGFNMKQRYHPVLEQITRLLMRDGKLSVAQRNVAMVMNFLRTAPAPIYSPKFPLLPGTPPASHLPLNPILYMTIAIDSVAPLLKVRNIAGAGGGGRALEMPVPLPVRGRRRMAFQWILDVINKKPSKGSGRKQFPHRIAEEIIAVVEGRSSVWEKRRQVHKLGTAARANVSKKLKLKKKK; translated from the exons ATGACTCCAAGTCTGAGAATCTGGGGCGCATGCAGGACCCTTGCCGTACGGACGCGGCAGGTCGCGCCGCCCAGAATCGAGCTCCTCCGGCACCAACAGGCATCAGGCCGGTGGTACTCGGACGATGCGAGTTCCCCAGCATCAACCActgcggcaccggcaccgagGCCAACGTCAACACCAGGGGCAAGGCCTTTGAAGCCGGTGGACAAGGCGGAaggcgctgccgacgatCAACCGCCCGAGCATGCAAGGGCAGCG gacgacggcgcgtcGAAAGCCTCGTACATTGACATGATGGACGATGCTGCTCTGGAGCAAATACTCTACGGCGGCCGGACGGTGACGAGCGAGACGGAAGGCGGTTTGACGGCGCGGCAGGAGGAGACGCTCTATCGCGAGGGCGTCATCCCGCCGCCCGAGAGgacggaggcggccgcctccaAGTTGAAGGCTTCGACAAGCTCAGAAGCAGaggtgcccgtcgtcgagaacgaTGTGGAAAACCCCGGTCACAAATTTGCGCTGCCCAAGAAGCCATACGCAGAAGGCTTCAACATGAAGCAGAGGTACCATCCGGTACTCGAACAAATCACGAGACTGCTGATGCGTGACGGCAAGCTCAGTGTCGCTCAAAGG AATGTTGCCATGGTCATGAACTTCCTCCGCACGGCGCCTGCGCCCATCTACAGTCCCAAGTTTCCGCTGCTGCCGggaacgccgccggcgtcgcacCTACCTCTGAATCCCATCCTGTACATgaccatcgccatcgactCGGTCGCGCCGCTGCTCAAGGTCCGCAACATCGccggcgcgggcggcggcggccgcgctCTGGAAATGCCCGTGCCGCTGCCCGTCCGAGGCAGGAGGAGAATGGCCTTCCAGTGGATACTCGACGTCATCAACAAGAAGCCGTCCAAAGGCAGCGGTCGCAAGCAGTTCCCTCACCGCATCGCCGAGGAgatcatcgccgtcgtcgagggacgGTCGAGCGTGTGGGAGAAGAGGAGGCAGGTGCACAAGCtcggcacggcggcgagagccaACGTGTCGAAAAAGCTCAAGCTCAAGAAGAAGAAGTga